A window from Pokkaliibacter sp. MBI-7 encodes these proteins:
- a CDS encoding non-ribosomal peptide synthetase, translating to MNAQHAAAAALPDSQLIARRFAALPADKRAQFLQALAKQGLDFARLPIIAQPHDWTQGVLPSYAQQRQWFLWQWQPDSAAYHIHGGVQLQAEGPDGVQAERIAAVFHSLILRHGALRTVFAEDDDGQLRQYQQPDWPRQQWWRYEDLSLLAAEQRTSQRQRLQQQLISTPFDLQHGPLLRVALLRLSATEHQLLLVLHHSIADGWSLQILMEEFTRLYAQPDSPLPPLPIDYADYALWQRNWLEAGEQTRQLAYWRQQLPAPHPLLALPVDHPRRSEAEYQGADYVLSIPAPLRQALQHWQQARQQQGMTLFVPLLAAWHWLLQRYSGQTQIRVGVPVANRQRGETQGLVGFFVNTQVLPLHFSEGMTVAELTEQLRQQVQQAQNYQDIPFDMLVDGLEVERSLSHPPLFQSLFNYLHQPAAAALSLPGVTITPLASHKNAAQFELSLTCQDSRSALQDNHGEMQLTFSYAAELFEEATIVRLAEHYLQLLHTLVDEQQQALPLQQLALATPAAWQQQGCRDPEVQALLTLIELFEAQADRTPDAEALVALSTETPLALSGAALSGAAMSGDGSAHWQRLSYRQLDQRANQLAHALQARGIGSESRVGVALDRQVDLLTAVLAVLKCGAAYIPLDPDYPRERLAYMVEQSGVATVLSQSSLLDQLPLQPEQALLLDQLDLHCYSAQRLALPVHAEQLAYMIYTSGSTGLPKGVMVRQQALSNFLLSMAQQPGFEAGERLLAVTSLSFDIAALELYLPLICGGTVVLASQAQRQDGTALVALLQQEGISVMQATPASWRLLLDQHWRAPRGFRALCGGEALPRDLADSLLQQGIELWNMYGPTETTIWSACARVGLDSIHLGQPLAATDLRVVDAELNLLPAGIAGELLIGGDALARGYFGRAALTAERFLPDPFRGQGQRLYRTGDLVRWCHDGRLEYLGRIDSQVKVRGFRIELGEIEAHLNRHPAVRQGVVLVRDNPRGGYLAACVEAQHTLELAELRHYLSQHLPDYMLPATLTLLSQLPLTPNGKVDRKALAARAEVDPAAAQGYQPPQGDMEQQLATIWQQVLQRDQVGRQDNFFALGGDSILSLQIVSRARQQGWKLVPRQLFEHQTLQALASVVEPLQPTAQPLTMQELLSEEVRTAVAARYPLEDVYPLSPMQQGMLFHSRFDDSGAYVNQLRVAITGEGFDLDRFRFAWQQVVARHGALRSGFIEHEQQPLQWLAAAVELPLRLSEGDADVIAGDELARPFDLQQPPLMRLCLVATAAHRYELIWTVHHLLLDGWSTAQLLAEVLRLYHGEALPLPPARFRDYIGWLQRQDNDASLDQWQQALQPLSEPTYLANCLPRPVAADGYGQHQWQLTPAQTAHWQQYARAQHMTLNTLLQGAWLLLLQRYSGQATVCMGATVAGRPVEVNGIDQVLGLFINTLPVVATPAPAQLLGDWLQELQQQQLRLREHQHIPLAQLQRLAASSGNQALFDTLLVVENYPVDHALRDIVLPSASGALRMQKVASHEQTHYPLTLTVYTGEGLTFDWRYRLDCFTAAQIEQLGQHWQSLLVQMTRPQQARLPLATLQLLTPAQQQAWQQRGRNDQQPLADCAEQGLIHRLFEAQARQQPERIALVSGQQSLSYAELNRRASQLAHALLHAGVGPEQAIGVACARGPEMLISVLAVLKAGATYVPLDPEYPAERLRYMAEHSGMRWLLSQSALLAQVDFLPAGVQALALDQLPLADQPGTDPAVAIHPGQLAYVIYTSGSTGLPKGVMVRHGALGNFLHSMAAQPGLNARDRLLAVTSLSFDIAALELYLPLICGATLVLADAEQRRDGRQLARLIDQQQITLMQATPASWRLLLDSGWQAPTGFRALCGGEALPQELADSLLAQGVQLWNMYGPTETTIWSSLSAVQPGSITLGQPLAATSLYVVDRQWQLVPDGVAGELLIGGEGLARGYFRHPALTAERFVASPFSECGERLYRTGDLVRWADGELEYLGRIDHQVKVRGFRIELGEIESRLERHPAVHQAVVSVRDGAQGAFLAAYIQPHAASVEAVLTLAELRQYLASQLPDYMLPATLTLLPVLPLTPNGKVDRKALPQPEQAQCHYEPPATVTEQQLAQWWGSLLQREQVGRQDHFFDLGGHSLLAVSLISRINEAHQLSLPVRLVYEQPRLAELAAAIDHQQGQGLTAGKLDELEALMDSFMD from the coding sequence ATGAATGCCCAACATGCCGCTGCAGCCGCACTGCCTGACAGCCAGCTGATCGCCCGTCGCTTTGCGGCTCTGCCTGCGGACAAGCGCGCCCAGTTTCTGCAGGCGCTGGCTAAACAGGGGCTGGATTTTGCCCGTCTGCCCATCATTGCCCAGCCCCATGACTGGACGCAGGGGGTGTTGCCTTCCTACGCCCAGCAGCGGCAGTGGTTCCTGTGGCAGTGGCAGCCCGACAGCGCCGCTTACCATATTCATGGCGGGGTACAGTTGCAGGCCGAGGGGCCTGACGGGGTGCAGGCCGAGCGCATTGCGGCGGTATTCCATAGCCTGATCCTGCGTCACGGCGCCCTGCGTACGGTGTTTGCTGAAGACGACGACGGTCAGCTGCGGCAGTACCAGCAGCCCGACTGGCCGCGCCAGCAGTGGTGGCGCTATGAGGACTTGAGCCTGCTGGCCGCGGAGCAAAGAACGTCACAGCGCCAGCGCCTGCAACAACAGCTGATCAGTACACCTTTCGATCTGCAGCACGGCCCGTTGCTGCGTGTCGCTCTGCTGCGCCTGAGTGCAACGGAACATCAGCTGCTGCTGGTGTTACATCACAGCATCGCCGATGGCTGGTCGCTGCAGATTCTGATGGAAGAATTCACCCGGTTGTATGCGCAACCCGACAGCCCGTTGCCGCCCTTGCCCATCGACTATGCCGACTACGCCCTGTGGCAGCGCAACTGGCTGGAAGCCGGTGAGCAGACCCGGCAGCTGGCGTACTGGCGTCAGCAGCTGCCAGCACCGCATCCGCTGCTGGCCTTGCCGGTGGATCATCCCCGGCGCAGCGAGGCCGAATATCAGGGCGCCGACTATGTGCTCAGCATTCCTGCACCGCTGCGCCAGGCACTGCAGCACTGGCAGCAGGCCCGGCAGCAGCAGGGCATGACCCTGTTTGTGCCGCTGCTGGCGGCCTGGCACTGGCTGCTCCAGCGTTACAGCGGGCAGACGCAGATTCGGGTCGGGGTGCCGGTGGCCAACCGCCAGCGCGGTGAAACTCAGGGGCTGGTGGGCTTCTTCGTCAATACGCAGGTGCTGCCACTGCATTTCAGTGAGGGGATGACGGTGGCGGAGCTGACTGAGCAGCTGCGACAGCAGGTGCAGCAGGCACAGAACTATCAGGATATTCCCTTCGACATGCTGGTCGATGGTCTGGAAGTGGAGCGCAGCCTTAGCCATCCGCCGCTGTTCCAGAGTCTGTTCAACTATCTGCATCAACCGGCGGCTGCTGCCCTGAGCCTGCCCGGTGTGACCATCACGCCGCTGGCCAGCCACAAGAATGCGGCCCAGTTCGAGCTGAGCCTGACCTGTCAGGACAGCCGCAGCGCTTTGCAGGATAACCACGGCGAGATGCAGCTGACGTTCAGCTATGCCGCCGAGCTGTTTGAAGAGGCCACCATTGTCCGGCTGGCGGAGCACTATCTGCAGTTGCTGCATACGCTGGTGGATGAACAGCAGCAGGCGTTGCCGCTGCAACAGCTGGCGCTGGCGACCCCGGCGGCGTGGCAGCAACAGGGTTGCCGTGACCCTGAGGTGCAGGCGTTGCTGACCCTGATCGAACTGTTTGAGGCACAGGCAGATCGCACTCCTGACGCTGAAGCACTGGTGGCGCTCAGCACTGAAACACCGTTGGCGCTGAGTGGAGCGGCGCTGAGTGGAGCGGCGATGTCAGGTGACGGCTCCGCGCATTGGCAGCGGCTGAGCTATCGTCAGCTGGATCAGCGTGCCAATCAGCTTGCCCATGCCCTGCAGGCCCGGGGTATCGGCAGCGAAAGCCGGGTCGGTGTCGCTCTCGACCGGCAGGTCGATCTGCTGACCGCCGTGCTGGCCGTGCTCAAGTGCGGTGCCGCCTATATTCCGCTGGACCCGGACTATCCCCGTGAGCGGCTGGCGTACATGGTGGAGCAGAGCGGGGTGGCGACGGTACTGAGCCAGTCCTCGCTGCTGGATCAGCTGCCGCTGCAGCCAGAACAGGCACTGCTGCTGGATCAGCTCGACCTGCACTGCTACAGCGCACAGCGGCTGGCGCTGCCGGTCCATGCAGAACAGCTGGCCTATATGATCTATACCTCCGGCTCCACCGGCCTGCCCAAAGGGGTGATGGTACGCCAGCAGGCGCTGAGCAACTTCCTGCTGAGCATGGCGCAGCAGCCCGGTTTTGAGGCGGGCGAACGACTGCTGGCGGTGACGTCGCTGTCATTCGATATTGCCGCGCTGGAGCTGTATCTGCCGCTGATCTGCGGCGGCACCGTGGTGCTGGCCAGTCAGGCACAGCGACAGGATGGCACCGCGCTGGTGGCATTACTGCAGCAGGAAGGTATCAGCGTGATGCAGGCTACCCCGGCCAGCTGGAGATTGTTGCTGGACCAGCACTGGCGTGCGCCACGCGGTTTTCGTGCGCTTTGCGGCGGCGAGGCACTGCCCCGCGATCTGGCCGACAGCCTGCTGCAGCAGGGCATTGAGCTTTGGAATATGTACGGGCCGACCGAAACCACCATCTGGTCAGCCTGCGCCCGTGTCGGGCTGGACAGCATCCATCTTGGCCAGCCACTGGCGGCGACGGATCTGCGGGTGGTGGATGCTGAACTGAACCTGCTGCCTGCCGGTATTGCCGGAGAGCTGCTGATTGGCGGCGATGCGCTGGCGCGTGGCTATTTTGGCCGCGCGGCACTGACCGCAGAACGTTTCCTGCCGGACCCTTTCCGTGGGCAGGGCCAGCGCCTGTACCGCACCGGTGATCTGGTGCGCTGGTGCCATGACGGGCGGCTGGAATATCTGGGGCGCATCGACAGTCAGGTCAAGGTGCGCGGTTTCCGCATTGAGCTGGGCGAGATCGAAGCGCACCTCAACCGTCATCCGGCGGTACGTCAGGGCGTGGTGCTGGTGCGCGACAACCCGCGTGGCGGCTATCTGGCGGCCTGTGTGGAAGCGCAGCACACGCTGGAGCTGGCGGAGCTGCGTCACTATCTCAGCCAGCATCTGCCCGATTACATGTTGCCTGCCACCCTGACGCTGTTGTCGCAGCTGCCGCTGACGCCCAATGGCAAGGTGGATCGTAAGGCACTGGCGGCGAGGGCCGAGGTTGACCCTGCCGCAGCGCAGGGCTATCAGCCGCCGCAGGGGGATATGGAGCAGCAGCTGGCGACTATCTGGCAGCAGGTGCTGCAGCGTGATCAGGTCGGGCGGCAGGATAACTTCTTCGCCCTCGGCGGCGACTCCATTCTCAGCCTGCAAATTGTCTCCCGTGCCCGCCAGCAGGGCTGGAAACTGGTGCCACGGCAGCTGTTTGAACACCAGACCCTGCAGGCGCTGGCCAGCGTAGTGGAACCGCTGCAGCCGACGGCACAGCCGCTGACGATGCAGGAACTGCTGAGTGAGGAAGTGCGCACGGCGGTGGCCGCACGCTATCCGCTGGAAGATGTCTATCCGCTGTCACCCATGCAGCAGGGCATGCTGTTCCACAGCCGCTTTGATGACAGTGGGGCCTACGTCAACCAGCTGCGGGTGGCGATCACGGGGGAAGGCTTCGATCTGGACCGTTTCCGCTTTGCCTGGCAACAGGTGGTGGCCCGTCATGGCGCACTGCGCAGCGGCTTTATCGAGCATGAACAGCAGCCACTGCAATGGCTGGCGGCGGCGGTGGAGCTGCCGTTGCGCCTGAGCGAAGGCGATGCAGATGTCATTGCCGGTGACGAACTGGCCCGGCCCTTCGACTTGCAGCAGCCACCGCTGATGCGCCTGTGTCTGGTGGCGACGGCAGCGCACCGCTATGAGCTGATCTGGACGGTCCACCACCTGCTGCTGGATGGCTGGAGCACGGCGCAGCTGCTGGCTGAGGTGCTGCGTCTGTATCACGGTGAGGCGTTGCCACTGCCGCCCGCCCGTTTCCGCGACTATATCGGCTGGCTGCAGCGGCAGGATAACGATGCCAGCCTCGATCAGTGGCAGCAGGCGCTGCAGCCGCTGAGCGAGCCGACCTATCTGGCCAACTGCCTGCCGCGACCGGTGGCAGCAGACGGTTATGGTCAGCACCAGTGGCAACTGACTCCGGCCCAGACCGCGCACTGGCAGCAGTATGCCCGTGCTCAGCACATGACCCTCAACACCCTGTTGCAGGGCGCATGGCTGTTGCTGTTGCAGCGCTACAGCGGACAGGCGACGGTGTGTATGGGGGCGACCGTGGCAGGGCGGCCGGTGGAAGTGAACGGCATCGATCAGGTGCTCGGCCTGTTTATCAATACCCTGCCGGTAGTGGCGACCCCGGCACCGGCGCAGCTGCTGGGCGACTGGTTGCAGGAGCTGCAGCAACAACAACTGCGGCTGCGTGAACATCAGCATATCCCGCTGGCCCAGCTGCAGCGGCTGGCGGCCAGCAGCGGCAATCAGGCCCTGTTCGATACCCTGCTGGTGGTGGAGAACTACCCGGTTGACCACGCACTGCGGGATATTGTGCTGCCCTCAGCCAGCGGTGCCTTACGCATGCAGAAGGTGGCCAGCCACGAGCAGACCCACTATCCGCTGACCCTGACGGTCTATACCGGTGAGGGGCTGACCTTTGACTGGCGTTACCGTCTGGACTGCTTCACTGCGGCACAGATTGAGCAGCTGGGCCAGCACTGGCAGAGCCTGCTGGTGCAGATGACCCGGCCGCAGCAGGCCCGTCTGCCGCTGGCTACCCTGCAGTTACTGACACCGGCGCAGCAGCAGGCATGGCAGCAGCGTGGCCGTAATGACCAGCAGCCACTGGCGGACTGTGCTGAGCAGGGGCTGATCCACCGACTGTTTGAGGCGCAGGCACGGCAGCAGCCGGAGCGAATCGCGCTGGTCTCTGGCCAGCAGTCGCTGAGCTATGCCGAACTGAATCGCCGCGCCAGTCAGCTGGCACACGCTCTGCTGCATGCCGGTGTTGGACCGGAGCAGGCCATTGGTGTGGCCTGCGCGCGCGGCCCGGAGATGCTGATCAGCGTGCTGGCGGTGCTGAAGGCCGGAGCCACCTATGTGCCGCTCGACCCGGAATACCCCGCCGAGCGCCTGCGCTATATGGCAGAGCACAGCGGTATGCGCTGGCTGCTGAGCCAGTCGGCGTTACTGGCGCAGGTCGATTTTCTGCCTGCCGGGGTACAGGCGCTGGCGCTGGATCAGCTGCCGCTGGCCGACCAGCCCGGCACGGATCCGGCCGTGGCTATTCACCCCGGTCAGCTGGCCTATGTGATCTACACCTCCGGCTCCACCGGCTTACCCAAGGGGGTGATGGTGCGCCACGGCGCGCTCGGTAACTTCCTCCACAGCATGGCGGCTCAGCCGGGGCTGAATGCTCGCGACCGGCTGCTGGCGGTCACCTCGCTGTCGTTTGATATTGCGGCGCTGGAGCTGTATCTGCCGTTGATCTGTGGTGCCACGCTGGTGCTGGCCGATGCCGAACAGCGACGCGATGGCCGTCAGCTGGCGCGGCTGATTGATCAGCAGCAGATCACGCTGATGCAGGCTACACCGGCCAGCTGGCGCCTGCTGCTGGACAGCGGCTGGCAGGCACCCACGGGCTTCCGTGCCCTCTGTGGCGGTGAGGCACTGCCGCAGGAGCTGGCCGACAGCCTGCTGGCGCAGGGTGTGCAGCTATGGAATATGTACGGGCCGACGGAGACCACTATCTGGTCCAGTCTGTCTGCCGTGCAGCCCGGTTCCATCACGCTGGGTCAGCCGCTGGCGGCGACATCGCTGTATGTGGTCGACCGGCAGTGGCAGCTGGTGCCGGACGGTGTGGCCGGAGAGCTGCTGATCGGCGGCGAGGGGCTGGCACGGGGCTACTTCCGCCATCCGGCACTGACCGCTGAGCGCTTTGTCGCCAGCCCGTTCAGTGAGTGCGGTGAGCGACTGTATCGTACTGGCGATCTGGTGCGCTGGGCCGACGGTGAGCTTGAGTATCTGGGCCGTATCGATCATCAGGTCAAGGTACGGGGGTTCCGCATCGAGCTGGGGGAAATCGAAAGCCGGCTGGAGCGCCATCCCGCCGTGCATCAGGCGGTGGTCAGCGTGCGTGACGGTGCGCAGGGGGCATTCCTCGCCGCCTATATCCAGCCTCACGCCGCAAGTGTGGAGGCGGTGCTGACTCTGGCTGAGCTGCGTCAGTATCTGGCCAGTCAGCTGCCTGACTATATGCTGCCTGCCACCCTGACGTTATTGCCCGTACTGCCGCTGACTCCCAATGGCAAGGTAGACCGCAAAGCCCTGCCGCAGCCTGAGCAGGCGCAGTGCCACTATGAGCCGCCTGCCACCGTCACGGAGCAGCAGCTGGCGCAGTGGTGGGGCAGTTTGCTGCAGCGGGAACAGGTCGGGCGGCAGGATCACTTCTTCGATCTCGGTGGCCATTCACTGCTGGCCGTCAGCCTGATCAGCCGCATCAACGAGGCGCATCAGCTGTCGCTGCCGGTACGGCTGGTGTACGAACAGCCACGGCTGGCAGAGCTGGCGGCGGCGATCGACCACCAGCAGGGGCAGGGCCTCACTGCAGGTAAGCTGGATGAGCTGGAGGCCTTGATGGACAGTTTTATGGATTGA
- a CDS encoding PAS domain-containing methyl-accepting chemotaxis protein, whose product MLSLFSSKAGNPAIPAGVYQAARENAHKFAAIWRHVGMIEFSPDGTILDANDHFLNVVKYQKQDIVGRHHKLFCDEAFARSETYRQFWQTLASGQSQQGTFRRLDKHGHSVFLEATYFPVADDDGKICKVLKIASDITAQRRRLDDNEAILQALHRSLAVIEFTPDGQITNINDNFSEVMGCRREQVVSKHHSMFCYPDFYKQNPHFWQQLAAGQVFSGRFERVSASGQRVWLEATYNPIRNERGEVYKVIKFASDITERVNKAAEAVAAASHTVEETSSIAHTATTTLNGAVSTSAQISTMVREAGSIGKDLQQQAGNIIAIVSTIRGIADQTNLLALNAAIEAARAGDTGRGFAVVADEVRKLASRTAEATTEIDQVVRTNASLINNIDSALHSVSTMASEGEARMQDIFGSINELLQGINALNNVVQRLKP is encoded by the coding sequence ATGCTCAGTTTGTTTAGCAGTAAGGCAGGCAACCCGGCCATTCCGGCCGGCGTGTATCAGGCCGCCAGGGAAAACGCACACAAGTTTGCTGCTATCTGGCGCCATGTCGGCATGATCGAGTTCAGCCCTGACGGAACCATCCTCGATGCCAATGATCACTTCCTGAACGTCGTGAAATACCAGAAGCAGGATATTGTCGGCCGCCACCACAAACTGTTCTGTGACGAGGCCTTTGCCCGTTCTGAGACATACCGTCAGTTCTGGCAGACACTGGCCAGCGGTCAAAGCCAGCAGGGCACCTTCAGGCGACTGGATAAACACGGCCACAGCGTTTTTCTGGAAGCCACCTATTTCCCCGTTGCCGATGATGACGGCAAGATCTGCAAGGTGCTGAAGATTGCCAGCGATATCACCGCACAGCGGCGCCGGCTGGATGACAATGAGGCGATCCTTCAGGCACTGCACCGCTCGCTGGCGGTGATCGAATTTACCCCGGATGGCCAGATCACCAATATCAACGACAACTTCAGTGAGGTGATGGGCTGCCGCCGTGAGCAGGTGGTCAGCAAACATCACTCCATGTTCTGCTATCCCGACTTCTACAAGCAAAACCCCCACTTCTGGCAGCAGCTGGCGGCCGGTCAGGTATTCTCCGGGCGTTTTGAGCGTGTCAGCGCCAGCGGTCAGCGTGTCTGGCTGGAAGCCACCTATAACCCCATCCGCAATGAGCGGGGGGAGGTTTACAAGGTGATCAAGTTCGCCTCGGACATCACCGAACGGGTGAATAAGGCCGCCGAAGCGGTAGCGGCCGCCAGCCACACGGTGGAAGAAACCTCCTCTATCGCCCATACCGCCACCACCACCCTGAACGGTGCGGTCAGCACCTCGGCGCAGATCAGCACCATGGTCAGAGAAGCAGGCAGCATCGGCAAAGACCTGCAGCAACAGGCGGGGAATATTATTGCCATTGTCAGCACAATCCGCGGCATTGCTGATCAGACCAATCTGCTGGCCCTCAATGCCGCTATCGAAGCCGCACGCGCAGGAGATACCGGTCGCGGCTTTGCTGTCGTCGCCGACGAAGTGCGTAAACTGGCCAGCCGCACCGCGGAAGCGACCACCGAGATTGATCAGGTCGTCAGAACCAACGCCTCCCTGATCAATAACATCGACAGTGCGCTGCACAGCGTGTCAACCATGGCCAGTGAAGGCGAAGCGCGAATGCAGGACATCTTCGGCAGCATCAACGAGCTGCTGCAGGGCATCAATGCGCTGAACAACGTGGTGCAGCGCCTCAAACCCTGA